Proteins encoded in a region of the Oryctolagus cuniculus chromosome 10, mOryCun1.1, whole genome shotgun sequence genome:
- the ACKR2 gene encoding atypical chemokine receptor 2, with the protein MAGKLMCAGGGAQERDEIQDRVRLPSMATTASSLPLTKEGAGPENSSSFYDYDYLDDVAFMLCRKDAVLSFGKVFLPIFYSLLFVLGLGGNLLLLVVLLRHVPRRRMTEIYLLNLAISNLLFVVTLPFWAISVAWHWVFGSFLCKMMSTLYTINFYSGIFFISCMSLDKYLEIVHAQPHHRLRTRTASLLLAALVWTVAVAISIPDMVFVQINENPKGVWNCYAEFGGHGAIWKLFLRFQQNLVGFLLPLIAMIFFYSRIGCVLVRLRPPGRGRALRIAAALVVAFFVFWFPYNLTLFLHSLMDLQVFGDCQVSQHLDYALQVTESIAFLHCCFTPVLYAFSSRRFRQYLKTFLATVLGRHLAPGTAQASLSNCSESSRVTTHEEMTGMSDLGKRQAEGSP; encoded by the coding sequence AAATTCAGGACCGGGTGCGTCTCCCCAGCATGGCCACCACCGCCTCCTCTCTGCCACTCACCAAGGAGGGTGCTGGCCCTGAGAACAGCAGCTCCTTCTACGACTACGACTACCTGGACGACGTGGCCTTCATGCTCTGCAGGAAGGACGCCGTGCTGTCCTTTGGCAAGGTCTTCCTGCCCATCTTCTACAGCCTGCTCTTcgtgctggggctgggcgggaACCTGCTGCTTCTCGTGGTCTTGCTGCGTCACGTGCCTCGCAGGCGCATGACCGAGATCTATCTGCTGAACCTGGCCATCTCGAACCTCCTGTTTGTGGTgacactgcccttctgggccatcTCTGTGGCCTGGCATTGGGTCTTCGGGAGTTTCTTGTGCAAAATGATGAGCACTCTCTATACCATCAACTTTTACAGTGGCATCTTTTTCATCAGCTGCATGAGCCTGGACAAGTACCTGGAGATCGTCCATGCTCAGCCCCACCACAGGCTGAGGACCCGGACCGCAAGCCTGCTCCTCGCTGCCCTGGTGTGGACCGTGGCCGTGGCCATCTCCATCCCTGACATGGTCTTTGTACAGATCAATGAAAACCCCAAGGGCGTGTGGAACTGCTACGCAGAGTTCGGCGGCCACGGGGCCATTTGGAAGCTCTTCCTCCGCTTCCAGCAGAACCTCGTGGGGTTCCTCCTCCCACTGATTGCCATGATCTTCTTCTATTCCCGCATCGGCTGTGTGCTGGTCAGGCTGAGGCCCCCGGGCCGAGGCCGGGCACTGAGGATAGCTGCAGCGCTGGTGGTAGCCTTCTTCGTGTTCTGGTTCCCGTACAACCTCACCTTGTTTCTGCACTCGCTGATGGACCTGCAAGTCTTCGGGGACTGCCAGGTCAGCCAGCACCTGGACTAtgcactgcaggtgacagagaGCAttgccttcctccactgctgctTCACCCCTGTCCTCTATGCCTTCTCCAGTCGCCGCTTCCGCCAATACCTGAAGACCTTCCTGGCTACCGTGCTGGGACGGCACCTGGCACCGGGTACTGCCCAGGCTTCGCTGTCCAACTGTTCTGAGAGCAGCAGGGTTACCACCCATGAAGAAATGACTGGCATGAGTGACCTTGGGAAGAGGCAGGCTGAGGGCTCCCCCTGA